One window of the Nocardia huaxiensis genome contains the following:
- a CDS encoding SPFH domain-containing protein — MGVLIVAIVLVLLVVVVVFKSVKLVPQADAAVIERLGRYSRTVSGQLTFLVPFADRVRAKVDLRERVVSFPPQPVITQDNLTVQIDSVVYFQVTSPKDAVYEISNYIAAVEQLTITTLRNVVGGMTLEETLTSRDSINSQLRGVLDDATGRWGLRVARVELKAIDPPPSIQESMEKQMKADREKRAMILTAEGQREASIKTAEGQKQAQILAAEGAKQSAILSAEGERQSRILRAQGERAAAYLQAQGQAKAIEKVFAAIKNGKPTPELLAYQYMQTLPMVARGDANKVWLVPSDFGKALEGFARNFAKEGTDGVFRYEPAPDGESAERPEDDSDEVADWFDTATDPAAERAVRAAEADARIPVDPAVPPRPYEPPAQHTFRKEATEQQHWPEPPRPPSH; from the coding sequence ATGGGTGTACTCATCGTCGCCATCGTCCTCGTCCTGCTGGTCGTGGTGGTGGTATTCAAATCGGTGAAACTGGTGCCGCAGGCCGATGCCGCGGTCATCGAACGGCTGGGCCGGTATTCGCGTACCGTGTCCGGGCAGCTGACCTTCCTGGTGCCGTTCGCCGACCGGGTGCGCGCGAAGGTGGATCTGCGCGAGCGCGTGGTGTCCTTCCCGCCGCAGCCGGTGATCACGCAGGACAACCTGACCGTGCAGATCGACTCGGTCGTCTACTTCCAGGTCACCAGCCCCAAGGACGCGGTCTACGAGATCAGCAATTACATTGCGGCCGTAGAGCAATTGACGATCACGACATTGCGCAACGTGGTCGGCGGCATGACCCTCGAGGAAACGCTGACCTCCCGCGACTCCATCAACAGCCAGCTGCGCGGCGTCCTCGACGACGCCACCGGCCGCTGGGGTCTGCGCGTGGCGCGCGTCGAATTGAAGGCCATCGATCCACCCCCGTCGATTCAGGAATCGATGGAGAAGCAGATGAAGGCCGACCGCGAGAAGCGGGCCATGATCCTCACCGCCGAAGGCCAGCGCGAGGCGTCGATCAAGACCGCCGAGGGCCAGAAGCAGGCCCAGATCCTCGCGGCCGAAGGCGCCAAACAGTCGGCCATCCTGAGCGCGGAGGGCGAACGTCAGTCCCGCATCCTGCGCGCCCAGGGCGAACGCGCCGCCGCGTATCTGCAGGCGCAGGGCCAGGCCAAGGCCATCGAGAAGGTGTTCGCCGCCATCAAGAACGGCAAGCCCACCCCGGAGCTGCTGGCCTACCAGTACATGCAGACCCTGCCCATGGTCGCCCGCGGAGACGCCAACAAGGTGTGGCTGGTGCCCAGCGATTTCGGCAAAGCCCTGGAAGGCTTCGCCCGCAACTTCGCCAAGGAGGGCACCGACGGCGTCTTCCGCTACGAGCCCGCACCCGATGGCGAATCCGCCGAACGCCCGGAAGACGACTCCGACGAGGTCGCCGACTGGTTCGACACCGCCACCGACCCGGCCGCCGAACGCGCCGTCCGCGCGGCCGAGGCCGACGCCCGCATCCCGGTCGATCCGGCGGTGCCGCCGCGCCCGTATGAACCGCCCGCGCAGCACACGTTCCGGAAGGAAGCGACTGAACAGCAGCACTGGCCCGAGCCGCCGCGACCGCCGTCGCACTGA
- a CDS encoding transglycosylase family protein codes for MHRNRKLTTRMLAATAAIGALVSVPFALSTATASAAGHNWDAVAECESSGNWAANTGNGFYGGLQFTQSTWNAYGGSGNAANASREEQIRVAENVLAGQGAGAWPHCGAYL; via the coding sequence ATGCATCGCAACCGGAAGCTCACCACCCGCATGCTCGCCGCCACCGCGGCCATCGGCGCGCTCGTGTCCGTCCCGTTCGCGCTGTCCACCGCGACGGCCTCCGCCGCGGGACACAACTGGGACGCCGTCGCCGAGTGCGAGTCCAGCGGCAACTGGGCCGCCAACACCGGCAACGGCTTCTACGGCGGCCTGCAGTTCACCCAGAGCACCTGGAACGCCTACGGCGGCTCGGGCAATGCCGCCAACGCCAGCCGCGAGGAGCAGATCCGCGTGGCCGAGAACGTGCTCGCGGGCCAGGGCGCCGGCGCCTGGCCGCACTGCGGCGCCTACCTGTAA
- a CDS encoding tetratricopeptide repeat protein — protein MTRPAPPSGQSPLIATPKSSLGRGLLATASAVATALSYQLVRTLVADTFDDNPAVRRTLQALQWLPVLVVAAAAGYVVHRSVRSLRERRRYARDAELLADLMGPGHTAVEGLSPTTATIAPGVNAVVPPVAIGAVIRVLRALPVWRYRRIGFMVMLGAMLEAPARVPAQETDDWNLPPGAPAAVLAELVSRREVAPDGPDAYECMYNVLTAVPRAPDTVVAAMRAAALPALIAYHAGRASRWAVALDTLALGAAARGWFAREGPYLRTLIVDCAAPSPTARTPLPSAAVRDLTRIADALDAWYARLGLEENGPDSAAVPTLPDAVLGLDGIENEPVAQELAQIRSRGLHAPPRRRGSRRLRSSLAARREHRRALNFLQRYRPPILFTGVSATRLRAAVVQPRLAAAERTLESAWWLLPRTDIAGEVCALVNLAVVHIHQGRYDAAGDRPELAEALTRNGIDPAGCAHVRETMGVVMWAKQEPEGAVRYWQGALRGYRTLRDEPGIARCLQHLGSAAVVTPGRIGGLLLPDVAPLTTVEVHRQATGWLAEALHLGANTGLASDYRAQAVGLLPSTVAPLNRVDRWPLPPEETARSTAT, from the coding sequence ATGACTCGCCCCGCGCCGCCCAGCGGGCAGTCGCCGCTGATCGCCACACCCAAGTCGTCGCTCGGCCGGGGTCTGCTCGCCACGGCGTCGGCGGTGGCCACAGCGCTCAGCTACCAACTGGTGCGCACGCTGGTGGCCGACACCTTCGACGACAATCCCGCGGTGCGACGGACACTGCAGGCGCTGCAATGGCTGCCGGTGCTGGTCGTCGCCGCGGCGGCCGGATACGTGGTGCACCGGTCGGTGCGCTCACTGCGCGAACGACGGCGGTACGCGCGTGACGCCGAACTGCTCGCGGACCTGATGGGACCGGGACATACCGCAGTCGAGGGCCTTTCGCCGACGACGGCGACCATTGCGCCCGGTGTGAATGCGGTGGTGCCACCGGTTGCGATCGGGGCGGTGATCCGGGTGCTGCGCGCGCTGCCGGTCTGGCGGTATCGGCGGATCGGGTTCATGGTCATGCTGGGCGCGATGCTCGAAGCGCCCGCGCGGGTGCCCGCGCAGGAAACCGACGATTGGAACCTCCCGCCCGGAGCTCCCGCCGCCGTACTCGCGGAGCTGGTCTCGCGACGCGAAGTGGCACCGGACGGCCCGGATGCGTACGAGTGCATGTACAACGTGCTCACCGCTGTTCCGCGCGCTCCGGACACGGTGGTGGCCGCCATGCGGGCGGCGGCGCTGCCCGCGCTGATCGCCTATCACGCCGGCCGGGCCAGCCGTTGGGCGGTCGCCCTCGACACTCTCGCGCTGGGTGCCGCCGCGCGCGGGTGGTTCGCGCGGGAGGGACCGTACCTCCGCACCCTGATCGTGGACTGTGCCGCGCCGTCGCCAACGGCGAGAACGCCGCTACCGAGTGCCGCGGTCCGAGACCTGACGCGCATAGCCGATGCCCTGGATGCCTGGTATGCCCGGCTTGGCCTGGAGGAGAACGGCCCCGACTCCGCGGCCGTGCCCACGCTCCCCGACGCCGTGCTCGGCCTCGACGGCATCGAGAATGAACCGGTAGCACAGGAACTGGCGCAGATCAGAAGCCGTGGATTGCACGCCCCGCCACGTCGCCGCGGTAGCCGGCGGCTGCGATCGAGTCTCGCAGCGCGCCGGGAACATCGGCGGGCGCTGAATTTTCTGCAGCGCTACCGGCCGCCGATATTGTTCACCGGAGTGTCGGCGACCCGGCTGCGTGCGGCCGTGGTGCAACCGCGCCTCGCGGCAGCGGAGCGCACGCTCGAGTCGGCCTGGTGGCTGCTGCCCCGAACGGACATCGCGGGGGAGGTGTGCGCCCTGGTGAATCTCGCCGTCGTGCACATCCACCAGGGCCGCTACGACGCCGCCGGGGATCGTCCGGAACTCGCGGAAGCCTTGACCCGCAACGGCATCGACCCCGCCGGTTGCGCGCACGTCCGCGAAACCATGGGCGTCGTCATGTGGGCCAAGCAGGAACCGGAAGGCGCGGTCCGTTACTGGCAGGGTGCGCTGCGCGGCTACCGCACCCTGCGCGACGAACCCGGAATCGCCCGGTGCCTTCAGCATCTGGGCTCGGCGGCCGTGGTCACGCCCGGTCGGATCGGCGGCCTGCTGCTGCCCGACGTCGCACCGCTGACGACGGTCGAAGTGCATCGCCAGGCCACCGGCTGGCTGGCGGAAGCCCTGCACCTGGGCGCGAATACCGGACTCGCCTCCGACTACCGAGCCCAGGCCGTGGGATTGCTCCCGTCCACCGTCGCCCCGCTGAACCGAGTGGACCGCTGGCCCCTGCCGCCGGAGGAGACCGCTCGATCCACCGCGACCTGA
- a CDS encoding BTAD domain-containing putative transcriptional regulator: MTVQLFLLGTMEIRVGDTILRPPTPSVGATLAILAHAGGRDVSLGELLEGVWGGNRPASATSSLRNYVSTLRRTLAAVGSAAAVTSIPGGYRFDAAIEIDAHRMEQHLADALEHRHAQRVDRARTSMDAALACWRGDALLGIPGPWAAAERRRLHATRRTLREISAEIHLDSGDTRTASAELEALVTADPHNERLRALLMTALHRSGRRAAALEVFRATRRLLIDEVGMEPGPALTDLHRRLLTEDPRALPRLAGAARAVETFTPPALPEQSAAARPEDSAPPVGPAAATAGSVPFARPTRIGPRLVGRTTELEELRTAAARVADTGMSGWVLITGEAGSGKTALARTLEDALTRENWLPIRVACPEDEGAPPAWPWAAALRNLVEQGHIPDPGVRPALDPLLAVDSPIWTHPDGSRAPAPASGPARGREATRSDDPAAGRFRLHRAVDAYLTQLARQRPLLIVVEDRHRADEETLLLTTHLAEQFAGVPVLFVMTARPGERTGVGAAAEARLARLEPLRVQLNGLADAEVDSLVRAVAGEGVRAESIELIAEKTAGNPFFVREWAELLRTEGDSAVRVRVPAGVREIVLRRIAVLPEPVGEVLGRAAVIGREADTEVLADLIGDADGETVLEVVEAGLRAGLLEEPAAGRIRFVHVLVRDILYAEMAALRRSRLHARVAEIVERRLPGDVTALAHHYTAAATPGTARKAAEYCCAAAESAEQRFAFADAARLWSQAVEAVRRTPENAPEAAVVPVVRHIRALALAGRMEEARTHRGAALARFESPLLRARVAAAIDIPLVWIDTDPAGCDRDLLAHIDTLLDQVPENEGALRCRLLVTAALELANTGEDRGRVLSLAAEALARELHDPYLLGLALNAKEFNSYHAAGRAAVRGADGRELLALAEANDLAHLRIIAHTTLMRSHAGLGELSEAVRHATAARELSVRYELPALAVAVEICEALALLVAGRAVEAEAAYRDWGHRLSVTGFWGLGDLIPVLARFCLCWHPDGRSPELAALEPEMTELHRRWGGFGWIILGRAATIIADGRPDDARAVLADHDPQPTSSYMHELQLVLTGAVGMSLNNRAWVERAYHHLRPGAAELAGAATATATLGPIALFLGRFAAYLGDMSSAATHFADALTVAERAEAPHWMAEARSAAADLAPATPVDP, encoded by the coding sequence TTGACCGTCCAGTTGTTCCTGCTGGGCACGATGGAGATCCGCGTCGGCGACACGATTCTGCGCCCGCCCACACCGAGTGTCGGCGCCACCCTGGCCATCCTCGCCCACGCGGGCGGGCGTGACGTTTCGCTCGGGGAGTTGCTGGAGGGCGTCTGGGGTGGCAACCGGCCCGCCTCCGCGACGAGTTCGCTGCGCAATTACGTGTCCACCCTGCGACGCACCCTCGCGGCGGTGGGCAGCGCGGCGGCGGTCACCTCGATCCCCGGCGGCTACCGCTTCGACGCCGCTATCGAGATCGATGCGCACCGGATGGAACAGCACCTGGCCGACGCGCTCGAGCATCGGCACGCGCAGCGCGTCGACCGGGCTCGAACCTCGATGGATGCCGCGCTGGCGTGCTGGCGCGGCGACGCGCTGCTCGGCATCCCCGGCCCGTGGGCCGCCGCCGAACGCCGCCGCCTGCACGCCACCCGCCGCACCCTGCGTGAAATCTCCGCCGAAATCCACCTCGACAGTGGCGACACCCGCACCGCGAGCGCCGAGCTCGAGGCCCTCGTCACCGCGGACCCGCACAACGAGCGCCTGCGCGCACTCCTCATGACCGCCCTCCACCGCTCCGGCCGCCGCGCCGCCGCCCTCGAGGTCTTCCGCGCCACGCGTCGTCTGCTCATCGACGAGGTGGGCATGGAGCCCGGTCCCGCTCTGACCGACCTGCACCGCCGCCTGCTCACTGAGGACCCGCGTGCGCTGCCCCGGTTGGCCGGCGCAGCCCGCGCTGTCGAAACCTTCACCCCGCCAGCACTTCCCGAACAGTCGGCGGCGGCGCGTCCGGAGGACTCGGCGCCGCCCGTGGGGCCTGCGGCCGCGACAGCCGGGAGCGTGCCCTTCGCCCGTCCGACCAGAATCGGCCCACGTCTGGTGGGACGCACCACCGAACTCGAGGAATTGCGCACCGCCGCAGCGCGTGTCGCGGACACCGGAATGAGCGGCTGGGTCCTGATCACCGGCGAAGCCGGATCCGGCAAAACCGCACTGGCTCGCACACTGGAAGACGCACTCACCCGAGAGAACTGGCTCCCCATCCGGGTCGCGTGCCCCGAAGACGAGGGCGCACCACCCGCCTGGCCCTGGGCGGCCGCATTGCGAAACCTGGTGGAGCAGGGCCACATTCCCGACCCGGGCGTGCGTCCCGCGCTCGACCCCCTGCTCGCCGTCGACAGCCCGATCTGGACCCACCCCGACGGATCGCGGGCACCCGCACCCGCGTCCGGCCCGGCTCGCGGCCGGGAAGCGACGCGGTCGGATGATCCGGCAGCGGGCCGTTTCCGGCTGCACCGCGCCGTGGACGCGTATTTGACGCAGCTTGCGCGACAGCGGCCACTGTTGATCGTAGTGGAGGACCGGCATCGCGCCGATGAGGAAACGCTGCTGCTGACAACGCATTTGGCGGAGCAGTTCGCGGGGGTGCCGGTGTTGTTCGTCATGACCGCGCGGCCTGGGGAGCGGACCGGAGTGGGCGCGGCGGCTGAGGCGCGGTTGGCGCGGCTCGAACCGCTCAGGGTGCAGCTGAACGGGCTCGCCGATGCCGAGGTGGATTCGCTGGTGCGGGCGGTTGCGGGGGAGGGCGTGCGCGCCGAGAGCATCGAGCTGATCGCCGAGAAGACCGCGGGGAACCCGTTCTTCGTCCGGGAGTGGGCGGAATTGCTTCGCACCGAAGGGGATTCGGCCGTGCGGGTGCGGGTGCCGGCGGGCGTGCGCGAGATCGTGTTGCGCCGTATCGCGGTACTGCCGGAACCGGTGGGGGAGGTGCTGGGCCGGGCGGCGGTCATCGGGCGGGAGGCCGACACCGAGGTGCTGGCGGATCTCATCGGCGACGCCGACGGTGAGACCGTGCTCGAGGTGGTGGAGGCGGGGTTGCGGGCGGGTTTGCTCGAGGAGCCCGCGGCGGGGCGCATCCGGTTCGTGCACGTCCTGGTGCGCGACATCCTCTATGCGGAGATGGCGGCTTTGCGGCGGAGCCGGTTGCACGCGCGGGTGGCCGAGATCGTGGAGCGCCGCCTGCCCGGCGACGTGACCGCCCTCGCGCACCACTACACCGCTGCCGCGACACCCGGCACCGCGCGCAAGGCGGCGGAATACTGCTGTGCGGCAGCGGAATCGGCTGAACAGCGGTTCGCCTTCGCGGATGCGGCGCGGCTGTGGTCGCAGGCCGTCGAGGCGGTGCGGCGCACGCCGGAGAACGCGCCGGAAGCCGCCGTCGTGCCGGTGGTGCGACATATTCGGGCGCTGGCACTCGCGGGCCGGATGGAGGAGGCGCGTACACATCGCGGTGCGGCGCTCGCGCGCTTCGAATCGCCACTGCTGCGCGCACGGGTGGCCGCGGCCATCGATATTCCGCTGGTGTGGATCGACACCGACCCCGCCGGTTGCGACCGCGATCTGCTCGCCCACATCGACACCCTGCTGGACCAGGTGCCGGAAAACGAAGGGGCGCTGCGCTGCCGGCTGCTCGTCACCGCGGCCCTGGAGCTGGCCAATACCGGTGAGGATCGCGGACGGGTGTTGTCACTGGCCGCGGAGGCGCTGGCGCGTGAGCTGCACGATCCGTATCTGCTCGGATTGGCCCTCAATGCCAAGGAATTCAACAGCTACCATGCCGCGGGCCGGGCCGCCGTGCGCGGTGCGGACGGGCGTGAACTGCTGGCCCTCGCGGAGGCGAACGACCTGGCGCATCTGCGAATAATCGCGCACACCACCCTGATGCGCTCGCACGCCGGACTGGGTGAGTTGTCCGAAGCCGTCCGCCACGCTACCGCCGCCCGCGAACTGAGCGTCCGCTACGAACTGCCCGCCCTGGCCGTGGCGGTGGAGATCTGTGAGGCACTGGCACTGCTCGTCGCCGGTCGCGCGGTGGAAGCCGAAGCGGCATACCGGGATTGGGGTCACCGCCTGAGCGTCACCGGATTCTGGGGACTCGGCGACCTCATTCCCGTGCTGGCCCGCTTCTGCCTGTGCTGGCACCCGGACGGCCGCAGCCCCGAACTCGCCGCCCTGGAACCGGAGATGACCGAACTGCACCGGCGCTGGGGCGGATTCGGCTGGATCATCCTCGGCCGCGCCGCCACCATCATCGCCGACGGCCGCCCCGACGACGCCCGAGCGGTCCTGGCCGACCACGACCCGCAACCCACCTCCAGCTACATGCACGAACTCCAACTGGTCCTGACCGGAGCCGTCGGCATGTCGCTGAACAACCGCGCCTGGGTCGAACGCGCCTACCACCACCTCCGCCCCGGCGCCGCCGAACTCGCGGGCGCGGCCACCGCGACCGCCACCCTCGGCCCGATCGCCCTCTTCCTCGGCCGCTTCGCCGCCTACCTCGGTGATATGTCCTCCGCCGCAACGCATTTCGCCGATGCTCTGACGGTGGCCGAACGTGCCGAGGCGCCGCACTGGATGGCCGAGGCCCGCTCGGCGGCAGCGGATCTCGCGCCCGCGACGCCGGTCGATCCCTGA
- a CDS encoding ABC transporter substrate-binding protein, producing MTTTRRALLRASLVLPLATACAPNVLLGDRDSVRIAVPWSGFELGAFDSVLARARQRAAARGMRRTTQLILLGDDIDTAFSARGASAPEIVMLPQVGRIQELLADRHSPPAIDDALWEDGAGLRYGRHWDEVLRRNAARGRDRARYGLPFKSTQKSLLWYDRQTFDNHEKLLAAHDLGEPATWNVSDWPRAMAALESTETRLLALGAADGWVITDLFENLLRAESPAMYTELETATIHWRWDGPEVRAALLRLGELCAHPAAFPRGLAVALTRQFPESVRDVFEHRRALMVAAPDFAEPYVRKSLSDAGRAHDVVGLLPFPALAPGGSRPLIGGGDVMVLTREASDDARTLLAELAAPDAATQWIDDLGGFVAPNLRSTHRYSPLMEPVARELDAWTSFDLSDRIGSPGGRWGLRRILTDFLLDLAEQGTGGVSGAVDRVVDSLGEFRTGGIR from the coding sequence ATGACCACTACGCGCAGGGCGCTATTGCGGGCGAGTCTGGTGCTCCCGCTGGCCACGGCCTGCGCGCCGAATGTGCTGCTCGGTGATCGTGATTCGGTGCGAATCGCGGTGCCGTGGAGTGGATTCGAGCTCGGCGCCTTCGATTCGGTCCTGGCCCGTGCCAGGCAGCGCGCCGCGGCGCGGGGCATGCGGCGGACGACGCAGTTGATCCTGCTCGGCGACGATATCGACACCGCGTTTTCGGCGCGTGGCGCCTCGGCTCCGGAAATCGTCATGCTGCCGCAGGTGGGGCGCATTCAGGAGCTGCTGGCGGACAGGCATTCTCCGCCCGCCATCGACGACGCGCTCTGGGAGGACGGAGCGGGGCTGCGCTACGGGCGGCACTGGGACGAAGTGCTGCGCCGCAATGCCGCGCGGGGACGCGACAGGGCGCGGTACGGACTGCCGTTCAAGAGCACGCAGAAATCCCTGCTCTGGTACGACCGGCAGACCTTCGACAACCACGAAAAGCTGCTGGCCGCACACGATCTGGGCGAGCCGGCCACCTGGAACGTCAGCGACTGGCCGCGCGCCATGGCCGCGCTGGAATCAACCGAAACGCGCCTGCTGGCGCTCGGCGCGGCCGACGGCTGGGTGATCACCGACCTGTTCGAGAACCTCCTGCGGGCCGAATCACCGGCGATGTACACCGAATTGGAGACCGCGACCATCCACTGGCGCTGGGATGGACCCGAGGTGCGGGCCGCGCTGCTGCGACTGGGCGAGCTGTGCGCCCATCCGGCCGCCTTCCCGCGCGGCCTCGCCGTCGCCCTGACACGACAGTTCCCCGAATCGGTCCGCGACGTCTTCGAGCACCGGCGCGCACTCATGGTCGCCGCACCGGATTTCGCCGAACCGTATGTGCGCAAGAGCCTGTCGGACGCGGGCCGCGCACACGACGTCGTCGGCCTGCTGCCGTTCCCGGCCCTGGCGCCCGGCGGCTCGCGCCCGCTCATCGGCGGCGGCGATGTCATGGTGCTGACACGCGAGGCGAGCGACGACGCCCGCACGCTGCTCGCCGAACTGGCAGCCCCGGACGCGGCGACGCAGTGGATCGACGATCTCGGCGGTTTCGTCGCGCCGAATCTCCGTAGCACGCACCGATACTCGCCGCTCATGGAACCCGTGGCCCGTGAGCTGGATGCCTGGACCAGCTTCGACCTGTCCGATCGCATCGGCTCTCCCGGGGGCCGGTGGGGCCTGCGCCGCATACTCACCGATTTCCTCCTCGACCTCGCCGAACAGGGAACCGGCGGTGTGTCCGGCGCGGTGGACCGCGTGGTCGACAGCCTCGGCGAATTCCGGACGGGCGGAATCCGTTGA
- a CDS encoding TVP38/TMEM64 family protein: MPNTLRNLLSRLREPRTLALLAGIVVLFGAVALIPHPTVQQMRDWADSVGPLLPLVFFVAHVLVCIAPFPRTVFTLSAGLLFGPALGLTLAITATTLSAVLALLLVRALDRERVAARLTHPAVQAVNARLAHRGWLSVGSLRLIAFAPFSVVNYCAALSPVRMSPYLTATFLGIIPGTVGTVLLGDALTNRTSPAQWAVTAVCLAVGVIGLGVDARLAVPEPDGQPAPEPVAAS, translated from the coding sequence GTGCCGAACACCCTGCGAAACCTGCTGAGCCGACTCCGCGAGCCGCGAACGCTCGCGCTGCTGGCGGGAATCGTGGTGCTGTTCGGCGCGGTGGCCTTGATTCCGCATCCGACCGTGCAGCAGATGCGCGACTGGGCCGATTCGGTCGGACCGCTGCTGCCCCTGGTGTTCTTCGTGGCGCACGTGCTGGTGTGCATCGCCCCGTTTCCGCGGACGGTGTTCACGCTCAGCGCGGGACTGCTGTTCGGGCCGGCGCTGGGGCTGACGCTCGCCATCACCGCCACGACGCTCAGTGCCGTGCTGGCACTGCTGCTGGTGCGGGCACTGGATCGGGAGCGGGTCGCGGCACGACTCACCCACCCGGCCGTGCAGGCGGTGAATGCCCGGCTGGCGCATCGGGGCTGGCTGTCCGTCGGATCGCTGCGGCTCATCGCCTTCGCGCCGTTCTCGGTGGTGAACTATTGCGCCGCGCTGTCTCCCGTGCGCATGTCCCCGTATCTGACGGCGACCTTCCTCGGCATCATCCCCGGAACGGTGGGCACCGTGCTGCTCGGTGACGCGCTCACCAACCGCACCTCCCCCGCCCAATGGGCGGTCACCGCAGTGTGTTTGGCGGTCGGCGTGATCGGGCTCGGCGTGGATGCCCGGCTCGCCGTGCCGGAACCGGACGGGCAGCCCGCGCCGGAGCCCGTCGCAGCGTCCTAG
- a CDS encoding methylmalonyl-CoA mutase family protein produces the protein MPIASDSDADTVPEYAAWRKGVAGVLAKARKVDVSELPDEPEKLLAVTTYDGLTVNPLYTRRDELPEQPLPGAFPFVRGGDATRDVHRGWFVSQKFTGSDAAQVNQDILFALENGVSALWLGAGERGVPVAQLPAALSGLLFELAPLTLNAGADASEAAAQVFSVLDGYDVPNRKDIRVQLGATPLTSLFAGSSSVDLDSAVALAQQAAARPETVRAIVVCGVAFHNQGASDAQELGAAVAAGLEYLRALTEAGVDIADALGQLEFRLAATDDQFETIAKFRAARRLWARVAQVCGAPDFGNAPQQAVTSPAMMTQRDPWVNMLRTTLAAFGAGVGGADIVTVLPFDHALPAGELDVSKAFSERMARNTQLLLLEESHLGFVQDPSAGSWYVESLTDELAAKAWEFMQEIETAGGYLAALESGLLAERIGETKAKRDADVAHRKTAVTGVNEFPNLAEKPLSEAARALTSATAYGAAFEALRNRSDAYLAANGARPKALLVPLGPVAEHNVRVTFTANLLASGGIETVHPGALEIAGIGAAATESGATLAVLCGSDTRYGAEAGAATEALRAAGITTVLLAGPEKAVADTTGAQRPDGFVTARMDAVTALSGLLEKLGA, from the coding sequence ATGCCGATTGCTTCAGACTCGGACGCCGACACGGTGCCCGAGTATGCCGCCTGGCGCAAGGGTGTCGCCGGGGTGCTGGCCAAGGCCCGCAAGGTGGATGTGTCCGAACTGCCGGACGAACCGGAGAAGCTGCTCGCGGTCACGACCTACGACGGCCTGACCGTCAACCCCCTCTACACGCGCCGCGACGAGCTGCCCGAGCAGCCGCTGCCCGGCGCCTTCCCGTTCGTGCGCGGCGGCGACGCCACCCGCGACGTGCATCGCGGCTGGTTCGTCAGCCAGAAGTTCACCGGCTCCGATGCCGCCCAGGTGAACCAGGACATCCTGTTCGCGCTGGAGAACGGCGTGAGCGCGCTGTGGCTGGGCGCCGGCGAACGCGGCGTGCCGGTGGCGCAACTGCCCGCCGCCCTGTCCGGCCTGCTGTTCGAATTGGCTCCCCTCACCCTGAACGCGGGCGCCGACGCGAGCGAGGCTGCGGCCCAGGTCTTCTCGGTGCTGGACGGCTACGACGTCCCCAACCGCAAGGACATTCGCGTCCAGCTCGGCGCGACCCCGCTGACGAGCCTGTTCGCGGGCTCCAGCTCCGTCGACCTGGACAGCGCCGTCGCGTTGGCCCAGCAGGCGGCCGCCCGCCCCGAGACGGTGCGCGCGATCGTGGTGTGCGGCGTGGCCTTCCACAATCAGGGCGCTTCCGACGCCCAGGAGCTCGGCGCGGCCGTGGCCGCGGGCCTCGAGTACCTGCGCGCGCTCACCGAGGCCGGCGTCGACATCGCGGATGCGCTGGGCCAGCTGGAATTCCGGCTCGCCGCCACCGACGACCAGTTCGAGACCATCGCCAAATTCCGTGCGGCCCGGCGGCTCTGGGCCCGCGTGGCCCAGGTGTGCGGTGCTCCCGACTTCGGCAATGCCCCGCAGCAGGCGGTCACCTCGCCGGCCATGATGACCCAGCGCGATCCGTGGGTGAACATGCTGCGCACCACCCTCGCCGCCTTCGGCGCGGGTGTGGGCGGCGCGGACATCGTCACCGTGCTGCCGTTCGACCATGCCCTGCCCGCGGGGGAACTCGACGTCTCCAAGGCGTTCTCCGAGCGCATGGCACGCAATACCCAGCTGCTGCTGCTCGAGGAATCGCATCTGGGCTTCGTGCAGGATCCGTCCGCCGGCTCCTGGTACGTGGAATCGCTCACCGATGAACTCGCCGCCAAGGCGTGGGAGTTCATGCAGGAGATCGAGACGGCCGGCGGCTACCTCGCGGCCCTCGAATCCGGCCTGCTCGCCGAGCGCATCGGCGAGACCAAGGCCAAGCGCGATGCCGATGTGGCGCACCGCAAGACGGCCGTCACCGGGGTGAACGAATTCCCCAACCTGGCCGAGAAGCCGCTGTCGGAGGCCGCGCGGGCACTCACCTCCGCCACCGCCTACGGCGCCGCCTTCGAGGCCCTGCGCAATCGTTCGGACGCCTATCTGGCGGCCAACGGCGCACGGCCCAAGGCCCTGCTCGTTCCGCTGGGCCCGGTGGCGGAGCACAATGTGCGTGTCACCTTCACGGCCAACCTGCTCGCCTCCGGCGGCATCGAAACCGTGCACCCGGGTGCGCTGGAGATCGCCGGAATCGGCGCGGCGGCAACCGAATCCGGTGCCACCCTCGCCGTGCTGTGCGGCTCCGACACCCGCTACGGCGCGGAAGCCGGCGCGGCGACCGAGGCGCTGCGCGCGGCGGGCATCACCACCGTGCTGCTGGCCGGTCCGGAGAAGGCGGTCGCGGACACCACCGGCGCGCAGCGTCCGGACGGATTCGTGACGGCGCGGATGGACGCGGTGACGGCCCTGTCCGGCCTGCTGGAAAAGCTGGGAGCGTAA